The following are from one region of the Oryzias latipes chromosome 12, ASM223467v1 genome:
- the brix1 gene encoding ribosome biogenesis protein BRX1 homolog, with product MAAFKRKRGVHVTAEKTTKKVKFVADDGNTEQNAVNEIVVPKPVSMGKWTNKERVLIFSSRGINFRTRHLMQDLRTLMPHSKADTKMDRKDKLFVVNEVCEIKNCNKCLFFEAKKKQDLYMWISNCPHGPSAKFLVQNIHTLAELKMTGNCLKGSRPLLSFDPTFDKEPHYALLKELFIQTFSTPRYHPKSQPFVDHVFTFSIADNRIWFRNYQIIEEDASLVEIGPRFVLNLIKIFQGSFGGPTLYENPNFKSPNLHRRQLRLAAAAKVREKQTLKEMQKVKRSAAKEDLEKDVTADVFVTPADKKPVEIQTEPPEPKAEKKHKFKPSKRQRQQMARR from the exons ATGGCGGCTTTCAAGAGAAAACGTGGAGTGCATGTTAcagctgaaaaaacaacaaaaaaggttaaattcgTCGCAGATGATGGGAACACCGAACAGAACGCGGTAAATGAAATAGTCGTCCCTAAGCCGGTTTCCATG GGAAAATGGACCAACAAGGAACGGGTTCTTATTTTCTCCTCCAGAGGAATCAACTTCAGGACGAGGCATCTGATGCAGGACTTGAGGACCTTGATGCCTCATTCAAAAGCAG ATACAAAAATGGACAGGAAGGATAAGCTGTTTGTTGTCAATGAG gtctGCGAGATCAAGAACTGCAATAAATGCCTCTTTTTTGAAGCCAAAAAGAAGCAGGATCTCTACATGTG GATCTCTAATTGCCCGCATGGACCTTCTGCAAAGTTTCTGGTTCAGAACA TTCATACTCTGGCTGAACTCAAGATGACAGGAAACTGCTTGAAGGGATCCAGACCGCTGCTCTCGTTTGATCCT acaTTCGATAAGGAGCCCCACTATGCTTTACTGAAGGAACTTTTTATTCAG ACCTTTTCCACTCCCCGCTATCACCCAAAGAGCCAGCCCTTTGTGGACCATGTCTTCACCTTCTCCATCGCAGATAACAGAATATGGTTCCGAAACTACCAG ATCATTGAAGAGGACGCCTCATTGGTGGAGATTGGGCCTCGATTTGTCCTCAACCTCATTAAGATTTTTCAAGGAAGCTTTGGAGGACCGACACTCTACGAAAATCCAAACTTCAAGTCTCCTAACTTG CACCGGCGACAGCTCCGCCTGGCGGCTGCAGCAAAGGTCCGTGAGAAGCAGACTTTAAAGGAGATGCAGAAAGTGAAGAGGAGCGCCGCCAAAGAGGATTTGGAGAAAGATGTCACAGCTGACGTCTTTGTGACACCGGCCGACAAAAAACCTGTTGAAATTCAGACGGAGCCCCCTGAGCCTAAAGCTGAGAAGAAGCACAAATTCAAACCGTCCAAGAGGCAACGGCAGCAGATGGCGCGCAGATAA